In Gadus chalcogrammus isolate NIFS_2021 chromosome 23, NIFS_Gcha_1.0, whole genome shotgun sequence, a genomic segment contains:
- the LOC130377654 gene encoding uncharacterized protein LOC130377654, with protein sequence MLSAHSCVTCMASLQAEDGHDQTSNQLRVYQPRPLRLRNPLIQRMTCCLQLRPARLASSLLAYGVHLCSILGRGPLRYPVPIALNHVQVDNRGASTSQHGLTSAVALRHGWHFRRQEVRRPVAAPPGPLGAGGVGTEVQGPVVGRFSQQHLSYWQEQTTDPWIVSTLSNGYTLQFRRRPPTFSGIKVTVVTNPDRSLVLRQEVATLLGKGAIEVVEPQEQLDGFYSTYFLVPKKDGGFRPILDLRGLNQFLKVLPFHMLRVADVLQAIAQGDWFVSIDLKDAYFHVPIAQRHRRFLRFAFLGKVYQFRVLPFGLSLAPRIFTRCVAAALSPLQATGMAILPYLDDWLVISPTREQAVRDTATLLSHVDRLGLMVNFTKSNLTPCRVVSYLGLVLDSVAMRACLSPKRVATILQLLQRFRRGKLLEYSLFLRLIGLLTSASMVVPLGLLELRPLQIWVNGLHLDPKWQRHKMVRVSGRCLRALRPWRERAYLIAGSPLGRIASRREVVETDASLSGWGAVWQCRTVRGQWDAQQRLEHINVLELLAVFLALRHFLPVLRDRHVLVRTDNTSTVYHVNHQGGTRSRQSLRVTQGLLRWAFPHFLSLRAVHVPGVRNTAADLLSRQGPPPGEWRLHPEVVGMIWDRYGRAVADLFASEETTHCPLWFSLTERTSPLGQDALAHAWPDSLLYAFPPIPLLLATLDRVQRGCHSLLLVAPHWPGRPWFPPLLKLLNGEPWCLPERRDLLSQVGGRIWHTNPGRLRLCLWPLRARTHC encoded by the exons ATGCTAAGCGCCCATAGTTGTGTCACCTGCATGGCCTCCCTGCAGGCGGAGGATGGCCATGACCA AACCTCCAACCAGCTCAGGGTGTACCAGCCGCGGCCCCTGCGGCTGCGCAACCCACTTATACAGAGGATGACATGCTGTCTACAGCTGCGTCCT GCCAGGCTAGCCAGCAGTTTGCTAGCTTACGGCGTGCACCTCTGCTCCATTCTAGGCCGGGGGCCTCTGCGGTACCCCGTGCCAATAGCTCTCAACCACGTTCAGGTGGACAATCGAGGGGCCAGCACTTCTCAGCACGGGCTGACCAGCGCCGTAGCTCTGCGCCACGGGTGGCATTTCAGGCGCCAAGAGGTTCGGCGCCCAGTCgccgcccccccagggcccctaggggcagggggggtaggTACTGAAGTCCAAGGGCCGGTCGTCGGACGCTTTTCTCAGCAGCACTTGAGCTACTGGCAAGAGCAGACCACAGACCCTTGGATAGTGTCCACGCTATCCAACGGGTACACACTAcaattccgacgccggcccccaacTTTCAGCGGGATCAAGGTTACCGTGGTCACCAATCCCGACAGATCCCTggtcctgagacaggaagtagccACCCTCCTTGGGAAGGGTGCCATCGAAGTAGTAGAACCACAAGAACAGCTCGATGGGTTCTACTCAACCTACTTTCTGGTACCGAAGAAGGATGGCGGGTTTCGCCCCATTCTGGACTTGAGAGGGCTGAATCAGTTCCTCAAGGttcttcccttccacatgctgcGTGTTGCGGACGTCCTCCAGGCTATCGCTCAGGGGGACTGGTTCGTATCAATAGACCTGAAAGACGCTTACTTTCACGTCCCTATTGCCCAACGTCACAGGCGGTTCCTCCGCTTTGCTTTTCTGGGCAAGGTTTACCAGTTCAGGGTTCTTCCGTTCGGGCTGTCTCTGGCCCCGCGTATATTTACACGGTGTGTAGCAGCAGCCCTGTCACCATTACAGGCCACAGGTATGGCGATACTGCCATACCTGGACGACTGGTTGGTCATTTCCCCAACTCGGGAGCAGGCGGTCAGGGACACAGCCACTCTCCTCAGCCATGTGGACCGGCTTGGCCTTATGGTCAATTTTACCAAGAGCAACCTTACACCTTGTCGGGTTGTGAGCTATCTGGGGCTGGTGCTCGACTCGGTGGCCATGCGAGCCTGCCTCTCTCCAAAGCGCGTAGCTACCATTCTGCAGCTGCTACAGCGCTTCAGGCGGGGGAAGTTGCTGGAATACAGCCTCTTCCTTCGACTGATAGGTCTGCTGACCTCAGCATCCATGGTGGTCCCACTAGGCCTTCTGGAATTGCGTCCCCTTCAGATCTGGGTGAATGGTCTCCACTTGGACCCCAAGTGGCAGAGACACAAGATGGTCAGGGTGTCTGGGCGGTGCCTTCGGGCCCTcagaccctggagagagagggcatacctGATTGCGGGGTCGCCCTTAGGGAGGATAGCTTCCCGGCGGGAGGTTGTGGAGACGGACGCCTCCCTTTCCGGCTGGGGTGCAGTATGGCAGTGCAGGACTGTCAGAGGCCAGTGGGATGCCCAGCAGAGACTGGAgcatataaatgtgctggaactccttgcggtgttcttagctctcaggcacttccttccagttcTGAGGGACCGACATGTTCTTGTCCGGACAGACAACACCTCCACAGTTTACCACGTCAACCATCAGGGGGGCACCAGATCGAGGCAGAGCCTGCGGGTCACGCAAGGGCTCCTTCGGTGGGCGTTCCCCCATTTTCTAAGCCTGAGGGCTGTCCATGTTCCAGGTGTCCGGAACACAGCGGCAGACCTTCTCTCTCGCCAAGGGCCACCCCCCGGAGAGTGGAGACTCCatccggaggtggtggggatgatttgggacaggtatggcagggcagtggcggatctctttgcttccgaagagaccacccactgtcccctttggttctccttgacggagaggaccagtcccctagggcaggacgctctggctcatgcttggccagacagcctgctttatgcatttcccccaattccCCTTTTACTGGCAACGCTGGACAGGGTCCAGCGTGGCTGTCACAGCCTACTTCTGGTGGCTCCACATTGGCCAGGAAGGCCATGGTTCCCACCATTACTGAAACTCCTCAACGGAGAGCCTTGGTGCCTCCCAGAGAGACGGGACCTTCTGTCTCAGGTAGGCGGACGCATATGGCACACGAATCCTGGCCGCCTGCGGCTGTGCTTGTGGCCCCTGAGAGCCAGGACGCACTGCTGA